GTGAGCAGGTACGGAGCCGCGCCCCAGGCGAACGCGGTGGCGTGGCCGGCGGCCGTGGCGAGCGCCCCGTACCCCGCGTACACGGCGACCGTGGTCAGCTCGCTGCCGAAGCCCGCCACCGAGGTGAGCGTCGCCCGGCCGGTGTCCTCGATGCGCCGTTGGAGCCGTGCGTCGGCGAGCACGACCGCCAACTGGAGGCCGCCGAAGGCCAGGGCGACCAGCGCCAGACCGGCCCGACTGCCGGACGCGGCGCCCACGCCCAGCGCGCACGCGGCGCCCGCCAGCAGCGCGGCGAGTCCGCGGCTGCCGAGCCGGGAGCCGGGTTTGGCCAGCAGGCCGCCCGCGGTGGCGCCGGCCCAGATCAGCAGCAGGTACCAGGGCACGGTCGGTGCGGCGACGCCGGTGGCGCGCACGAGCAGCGGTGTGTACTCGTCGAGGGCACCGAAGACGGCGGTCACGGCCGGGACCAGCAGCAGCGCCCCGCGTACGGAACGGTCGGCGCGGGCCTCGTCGAGCCCGGCCCGCAGGGTCGCGGTCCAGCGGTCGGCGCCGGCGGCCGGGGTGCGGTGCTCGGGGAAGCGGGTCGCCGTGCCCGCCGCGAGCAGGCAGGTCAGGACGCTCGCCGTGCCGACGGCGAGGTAGCCGCCCCGGGCGAACACCGGTCCGGCGAGGGCCATCGCGGCCATGACGGCCACCAGTCCGCAGGCACGCGCGCGGCCCATGAGCCCGGCGTACCGGCCGGCCGCGTCGAGCCGCTCCAGCTCGTCGTACACCAGTGCCGCCAGGGTGCCGGAGCCGAGCGCTCCCCCGGCGCCCCACAGCACGAAGCCGACGGCGAAGGAGGCGTACGAGGGGACGAGCACCCACAGGGCGAAGCCGGCGGCGGTGAGCAGCGGGGCGAGCGCGAGCAGCCGGCGCCGGGAGGTGGCGTCGGCCCAGGCGCCGGAGGGGACCTCCAGTACGACGCCGGTGAGGGACCACAGCGCGAAGAGCGAGGAGATCTGCCGGACGGAGAGCCCGGTGTCGCTGAACAGCAGCGCGTACACCGGATAGAGCAGCACGAACTCGTCGAGGAACGCGTAGCCGTAGAGGGTGCGCGTGAGCCGCCGGAGGCCGGTGGCGGGGGTGGAGACGGGCGCGGGCGAAGGGCGCATCGAGCCTTCCCGAGGTCGGTTGTCGGACGCCGGACGTGAGGACGTACGGCATCCGAGGCGGACCTCGGGAGGCACGGGAAGCGCGGGCGCGACGGGCGCGGGCAGGGGATCAATGTCGCCAGGTCATGCCGTGAGGGTAGACCGGCGGGGCGGGCGGTGTCCCCTCGATATGCGAGGGCCTACGTCGGCGCTCCCGACGAGAAGCGGCGCAGCAGGGGGGAGAGCACCAGGACGGACTTCGTGCGTTCCACGAAGGGCTCGCCCGCGATCCGTTCCAGGACGCGTTCGAAGTGGCGCATGTCCGAGGCGAAGACCTGCACGACCGCGTCCGCGTCGCCGGTGACGGTGGACGCCGCCACGACCTCCTGGTAGCGCTCCAGACCTCGCCGGATGGTCTCCGGCGAGGTGTTGCGCCGGCAGAAGATCTCGACGAACCCCTCGGTCTCCCAGCCGAGCGCCACCGGGTCCACGCGGACGGTGAAACCGGTGATGGCGCCGGTGGAGCGCAGCCTGTCGACGCGCCGCTTGACGGCGGGCGCCGACAGGCCGACCAGCTGCCCGATGTCCGCGTAGGAGCGCCGCGCGTCCTCGGCGAGGGCGTGCACGATGCGTTCGTCGAGATCGTTCAGCACGGGTGGTGGATCACTTCTGCTCAGTGGGGCGTCGGCAGGGGGTCGGCTCAGCTCCAGCTGGCGTGCAGGGGCTTGCCCTCGGCGTATCCGGCCGCGCTCTGGATGCCCACGATGGCCTTCTCGGCGAACTCCTCCAGGGAGCCGGCCCCCGCGTAGGTGCAGGAGGAGCGGACGCCCGCGATGATCGCGTCGATGAGGTCCTCGACGCCCGGGCGGGCCGGGTCCAGGAACATCCGCGAGGTGGAGATGCCCTCCTCGAACAGCGCCTTGCGGGCGCGGTCGTACGCCGACTCCTCCGAGGTGCGGTTGCGCACGGCACGCGCGGAGGCCATGCCGAACGACTCCTTGTACGGGCGTCCGTTGGCGTCGTGCTGGAGGTCGCCGGGCGACTCGTACGTGCCCGCGAACCAGGAGCCGATCATCACGTTGGAGGCGCCGGCCGCGAGTGCCATGGCCACGTCGCGCGGGTGGCGCACACCGCCGTCGGCCCACACGTGCTTGCCGTACTTGCGGGCCTCGGCCGCGCACTCCAGGACGGCGGAGAACTGCGGCCGGCCGACGCCGGTCATCATCCGGGTGGTGCACATGGCGCCGGGGCCGACGCCGACCTTGATGATGTCCGCGCCCGCGTCGATCAGGTCCTTGACGCCCTCGGCGGAGACGATGTTCCCGGCCACGATCGGCACCTGGGGGTCGAGGTCGCGGACCAGCCTGAGCGCGCTGATCATCGACTCCTGGTGGCCGTGCGCGGTGTCGATGACGAGGGTGTCGACGCCCGCGTCGAGGAGCTGCTTCGCCTTGCCCGCGACGTCGCCGTTGATGCCGACGGCGGCGGCGACGCGCAGCCTGCCGCGGTCGTCGGTGGCGGGCGTGTAGAGCGTGGCGCGCAGGGCGCCGGTGCGGGTGAGGATGCCGGCGAGGCGGCCGTCGGCGTCGACGGCGGGGGCGTAGCGGCGGTTGGCGCCGTCGAGCCGGTTGAAGGCCTCGCGGGGGTCTATGTCCGCGTCCAGGAGGAGCAGGTCCTTGGACATGACCACTTCGAGCTGGGTGAAGCGGTCGACGCCGGTCAGGTCCTGGTCGGTGACGACGCCCACGGGACGCCGGTTCGCGTCGACGACGACGCCGGCGTTGTGGGCCCGCTTGGGCAGCAGGGCGAGGGCGTCGGCGACGGTCTGGTGCGGGGCGAGGACGATCGGGGTGTCGAGCACGTGGTGGCGGCTCTTGACCCAGGTGAGGACGTCGGTGACGACGTCGATGGGGATGTCCTGCGGGATGACGACCAGGCCGCCGCGGCGGGCCACGGTCTCGGCCATGCGGCGGCCGGCGATCGCGGTCATGTTGGCGACGACGAGGGGGATGGTCGTGCCGCTGCCGTCGGGGGAGCTGAGGTCGACGGACTGGCGGGAGCCGACGGTGCTGTGGCGGGGGACCATGAAGACGTCGTCGTACGTCAGGTCATAGGGCGGCTTGATGTCGTGGAGGAAACGCACGTACTTGATTCTTACACGGGCGATGGCCGGAAGGGATGCGGAGGATCGTCCAGGGCGGGCGGGGGTGCGGTTGGAGGAACGTCCAGGGGATTGGCGGGCGCATTTTCTCGCCCCCGCCGCCCCTTTCCTCCCCCAAGCTCTCGGCTTCGCTCGAGCAGGGGGGACCCCCATCGGCCCCGGGGGCCGCGCCCCCGGACCCCAAAAGATCGCGCAGTTCCCCGCGCCCCTTCAGACCCCGTCGGGATCCGCCCGGCTGAGCGCAGCCCGCGGGGACGGCCCCGCCGTCATCAGCGCGTCGGCCGCCGACGTGTCCGTGACAAGGCTCGTCACGAGCCCCGACCGCAGCACCGCGTCGATCGCCGCCGCCTTCCGCTGGCCGCCCGCGATGGCGACCACCTCGGGGACCCGCCGCAGCTGGTCCGCCGTGACCGTGATGCACCGCTCCCCCAGGTCCCGCCCCACCCGGCGCCCCTCGGCGTCGAACAGATGCGCGGACATCTCGGCGGCGACCCCGAGAGTGGCGTAGTGGGAGCGCTCCTCCTCGCTGAGCATGTCGTGCACCGTGGAGATGCCCGCCTCCCAGGAGCCGATGGAGACGCAGGCGACGGTCACCTTGTCGAAGTACTCGAACGCCCGCGCGATCCCGGTCTGGTGCCGCAACGCCGCCGCGGTCGCCGCGTCCGGGAGCAGCATCGGCGCGTAGATGGGGTGCGCGTCGCCCCCGGAGACCTGCGCGGCCCGCCGTACGGCCTCCACCGAGCCGCGCTCGGCGGTCCCGGCGTCGTACACGCCCGTGAGCTGTACGACCGTGCACGGCGGCAACCGGTCGAGGGCGGCCGCCATGTGGATGGTGGAGCGCCCCCAGGCGAGCCCGAGGACATCACCCTCGGTCACCAGTTCGCCCAGCAGATCCGCGGCGACCTCGCCGAGGTTCTCCGGGTCGGGCGACTCGTCCACGTCGGCCGGCGACTCGACCACGACGGCGTGCCGCAGGCCGTAGCGGGCCCGCAGCGCGTCGGAGCGCTCGGCGTCCAACTCGGCGGGGACGCGGATCTCGATGCGTACGAGATCCCGTTCGAGGGCGGTCTCCAGGACCCGGGCCACCTTGAAGCGGCTGACGCCGAACTCCTCGGCGATCTGGATCTTCGATTTGCCCTCGAGGTAGAAGCGGCGTGCCATGGCCGCCGCCTGCACCAGCTCAGCGGGTCCCATCCGCATCGCCGACCGGCCCGCCGACATACCCGACACGGCCATCTCCTCACTGCTGTGCTGCTGTTCACATTCTCGATTCGCCGTTCATCCTTGCAGATCCGTGGATCTCGATCAGCCCGGACGGTCGGCGTTCAGCTCGCGTTGGCTCAGTGGTCGCATGCCCAGGAAGCGCCCGCCGTCACGTTCTCGGCCTGGGTGCGCAGGGCGCGGACCGCCGCGGCCGGGTCGTCGGCGCCGTAGACCGCGCTGCCGGCGACGAAGACGTCCGCGCCCGCCTCCGCGCAGCGCTCGATCGTGGCGGCCGAGACGCCGCCGTCGACCTGGAGCCACAGGTCGAGGCCGTGCTTGCCGATCAGCTCCCGGGTGCGGCGGATCTTGGGCAGCATGATGTCGAGGAAGGCCTGGCCACCGAAGCCGGGCTCGACCGTCATGATCAGCAGCATGTCGAGCTCGGGCAGCAGGTCCTCGTACGGCTCGATCGGCGTCGCGGGCTTCAGGGCCATGGAGGCGCGGGCGCCCTTGGCGCGGATCTCGCGGGCGAGCCGCACGGGGGCCGCGGCCGCCTCCGCGTGGAAGGTGACGGAGGAGGCGCCCGCCTCGACGTACTGGGGCGCCCAGCGGTCGGGGGCCTCGATCATCAGATGGCAGTCCAACGGGGTGTCCGTCGCCCGGGCCAGCGACTCCACCACCGGCACGCCGAGCGTGAGGTTGGGGACGAAGTGGTTGTCCATGACGTCGACGTGGAGCCAGTCGGCCCCCTCGACCGCCCGCGCCTCGTCGGCGAGACGCGCGAAGTCGGCGGACAGGATGCTGGGGTTGATCTGCACGGCCATGCCTCAAGCCTCCCATGCCGAAGCCGCGGGCTTCGCCCTGCGGGGCGCCTCAGGGCTCGGGGGTGCGTGTGATGCGGCGACTGCGGGTGGTCCTGGGCTGCTCGCGCCCCCGCTAGGGGCGCGGGGAACTGCGCGACAAGCCCCCACTCACCCGCACCCGCCCCACAACCTCACCCACCCGAGCTCTGAAGCGCCGGGGTCCAAGGGGCGGAGCCCCTTGAAGGGACGATGGGGGTCCCCCCTGCTCGAGCGAAGCCGAGAGCTTGGGGGAGGGTAGGGGCGGCGGGGGCGAAAACCCTCTGGACGCGCCCCTCAGGAAACCCGGCGCACCAGCGCCAGATACATCGCGTCCGTACCGTGCACGTGCGGCCACAACTGCACGTCCGGCCCGTCCCCCAGCGCGGGCACTCCCACCAACAACGGCCGCGCGTCCAGCAACTCCGCCCCCGGATGCCGCTTCAGCACATCCCCCACCACCGCCCGCGTCTCGGCGAGATGCGGCGAACACGTCGCGTACCCCACCACACCCCCCACCCGCACCGACCGCAACGCCATCTCCAGCAACCCCCGCTGCAACGGCGCGAACCCGTCCAGATCCTCCGGCCGGCGCCGCCACCGCGCCTCCGGCCGCCTGCGCAGCGCCCCCAGTCCGGTGCACGGCACATCCACCAGCACCCGGTCGAACGTCCCGGGCCGCCACGCCGGCCGGGTCCCGTCGGCGGTGACCACCTGGTACGGCCCGGGGTTGCCGTGCAACGCGTTGGCGACCAGCCCCGCCCGGTGCGGCTGCTTCTCCGCCGCGACCAGCGCGGCCCCCCGCTCCGCGGCGAGCGCGGCGAGCAGCGCCGCCTTGCCGCCGGGCCCGGCGCACCCGTCGAGCCACAGCGCGTCGCGCCCCTCCACGGGGGCGTTGGCGAGGGCGAGCGCGACGAGCTGACTGCCCTCGTCCTGCACCCCCGCGCGCCCCTCGCGCACGGCCTCGACGGCCCCGGGCTCGCCGCCCTCGGTGAGCCGGACGGCGTACGGCGACCAGCGCCCCGGCTCGGCGGCCGGCTCACGCAGCAGTTCCTCGGCGGTGGCCCGGCCGGGACGGGCGACGAGGGTGACCTCGGGGCGTTCGTTGTCGGCCTCGAGCAGCTCCTCGATGCCGGCCCGGCCGCCGCCGAGGGAGTCCCACAGCGCGGAGACGATCCAGCGGGGGTGCGAGTGCACGACGGCGAGATGGTCCTCGGGGTCCTCGTCGTACGGCGGCGCGACCTGCTCCAGCCAGCCGTCGAGGTCGTGCCGGGCGACCTTGCGCAGCACGGCGTTGACGAACTTGGCCCGCCCGTCGCCGAGCACGACGCGGGCCAGCTCGACGGAGGCGGAGACGGCGGCGTGCGTGGGGATGCGGGTGCCGAGGAGTTGGTGGGCGCCGAGGCTGAGCACGTCGAGCACCGGCGGGTCCACCTCGCGCAGCGGCCGGTCGACGCAGGCGGCGAGGACGGCGTCGTACGTGCCCTGCCGGCGCAGTGTGCCGTAGACCAGCTCGGTGGCCAGCGCGGCGTCCCGGCCGTCGAAGCCGTCCTTCTCGCGGGCCTTGCGCAGCAGCGGGGGCAGGACGAGGTTGGCGTACGCGTCCCGTTCGTCCACCGCGCGCAGCGCCTCGAAGGCGAGGATGCGGACGGGGTCCTTCTGGGGCCGGCGGTAGGGCTTGCCGGGCTTACGGGGACGGCGGGGCTGATCGCTCACGAAAAAGGTGCTCCGGGTCGCAGAACGGGCTGTCCGCCCAGCCTACGCGGTGTGCGCCGGGCACCCGGCGGCGAGCGTACGGGCCGCGTCCAGGCCCTCCGGCCGTGGCCGGGCGCACCGACCGTGCTCGGGCGGCGCCGGCGGGCGCACCTGCCCAGCCGTCGCGACGCGCCGCCCCCCGCCGTCAGCCGCCGAGCCGCTCCTCCTCGGCGATCCGCACGCCACGCGCCCAGTCGGCCGCGCGCATCGGCTTCTTGCCCTGCGCCTGCACCCACAGCAGCTCGACGGCGTACGAGCCCGTGCCGACGTGGACGCTGTTCTTGCCGACGGCGAGGGCGCCCGGGGCGAGGTCGGTGCGCTCGGGAGCGAGGGTGAGCTGGATGAGCTTGAGCCGCTCGCCGCGGAAGGTCGTCCAGGCACCGGGGGCGGGGGTGCAGCCGCGGACGACACGGTCGACGCGGAGGGCGGGGGCGGACCAGTCGACGCGCGCGTCCTCCACGGTGATCTTCGGAGCGAGGGTGACGCCCTCGGCGGGCTGCGGTACGGCCTTGAGGGTGCCGTCCTCGATGCCGTCCATGGTGGCGGCCAGCAGTCCGGAGCCGGCGAAGGCGAGCCGGGTGAGCAGGTCGCCGCTGGTGTCGGTGGGGCGGATCTCCTCGGTGACGGTGCCGTAGACCGGACCCGAGTCGAGCCCCTCCTCGATCAGGAAGGTGGAGGCGCCGGTGATCTCGTCGCCCGCCATGAGGGAGTGCTGCACGGGGGCGGCACCGCGCCAGGCGGGCAGCAGCGAGAAGTGCAGGTTGACCCAGCCGTGGGCCGGGACGTCGAGGGCGACGCGGGGCAGCAGGGCGCCGTAGGCGACGACGGGGCAGCAGTCGGGGGCGATCTCGCGCAGCCGGGCCAGGAAGTCCTCGTCGCGGGGCCGGCGCGGCTTGAGCACCTCGATGCCGGCCTCCTCGGCCCGCTCGGCGACGGGGCTGGCGATCAGCCGACGGCCCCGTCCGGCCGGGGCGTCGGGGCGGGTGACGACCGCGGCGACCTCGTGCCGCCCGGAGGCGATCAGGGCGTCCAGGGCGGGGACGGCGACCTCGGGGGTGCCTGCGAAGACGAGCTTCATACGGGTGTGTCGGCCTCTCGGGCAGAGTTGCGTACCGGCGGCGAAGTCGTCCCAGTCTATGGCCCGGTACCGACAGCGCCGGGCGTGGCCCGGTACCGGGCCGGGCCGGGGGGGTGCGGGCGGGTCCGGCGGGCGTACGGGAATGCTTCCGCGCCCCCACACCGTGACCAGTCACGCAAAAACGCGTTGGTCAAGAAGGAGTTGACCCCGACGGATCGGCCCGCCCGGTCCAGACCCTGCTGCACCGTCTCTTCCGCTACTCATCTCTTCCTCCACTCATTCCCTCATCTCCTCATCGCCGGTTCGAGAGGCTTGTTCATGGCCGACCACGCAACCCACGACGCCCAGGCCCGGGCCAGCCTGCACTTGCTGGTGCGGGACATCGAGCGGGTCCGCCGGCAGGTGGACGCGCTGCGCACGCTCACCGCCCAGCTCGGCAACGTCTACCGTCCGCGCCGCTCCGGCCCCTCCGCGGGCTTCGTCGTCTACGGGCGGGCCCCCGCCCCGACCGTCCGCCTCGCGCAGGAACTGCGGGACAGCGTCGAGACCCTGGTCACGGCGGCCGTGGACTTCGACCGCTCCCTGGGCTTCTCGTGGGACGCGGTGGGCTCCGCGCTCGGGGTCACGAAACAGGCGGTGCACCGGCGCTACGGTGCGCGCAGGGCGGCGGCGCAGGCCGCCGCCGAGGCGGAGCGCACGGCGGAGCCGGCGGGGTCGCCCCGGCCGGTCAACGTCGGCTCCGGGCTGCCCACGGTGCCGGCGGCGCGGGCGATGCCGACGCAGCCGAAGGCGGGCAGTCCGTCGCTCCGCGACGACCCCCGGCCTCCGGCGTTCCCCACCCCCCGCAACGGCTGACGCCACGCGGAGCCCCGGGCGCGGTGTCGCCCGGGGCTCTGCCCCGGGGCCCGGTGCGTTGTCGCCGGGTGTCCGCCCTGGCCCCTGGTGCGTTGTCGCAGCCGGGGCTCCGTCCCGGGACGGAGTGGGCAATGGATACGGGGCCGTCAGCCGATGTCCGGTGGATCGATCCGGATGCGCACCTCCGCGCCCGCGCCCCGAGCCATCCGGGCCGCCTGTGCCGTCTTCAGGGCCGCCGCGAGGTCCGCTCCGCTGCCCGGTGGGACGCGGACCAGCGCGCGTTCCGCCGCCGTCGGCGGGACGGCGCCGGCCGGGGCGGTGACCGGGACCGGGCCCAGTGTCTCCGCGTCCCCGGGCAGCTCGACCACCTCCAGGAACTCCGTCACCGCGCCCACCGGTCCCGTCACCGCCGCCATGCGGAACACCGGCGGGAATCCCAGCTCGCGCCGCTCCCCGAGCTCCCGCACCGCGTGCCCGGCCGGATCCCACCGCACCAGCGCCTGCACGGGCCGCAGCGTGGGCTCGGCGACGACCACCACCGTGCCCCCGGCCGGCTGCGGCCGGACCAGCGCGGCCGCGCCGATCCACCGCCGCAGCGCCTCCTCGCCGGCCCGCAGGTCCGGCCGGCCGAGCATCGCCCAGCCGTCGAGCAGCAGCGCGGCCGCGTACCCGCCCTCGGCGACCGGCTCGGCCCCTGGCGTGCTCACCACCAGCGCGGGTGTCCCCGGCACCGTGTCCAGTACGTGCTCGCGCCCCGACGTGCGCACCGGCACCGCCGGGAACGCCCGCCCCAGTTCCTCCGCCGTCCGGCGCGCGCCCACGATCTGCGCCCGCAGCCGGAACCCGCCGCACTCGGGGCAGTGCCAGGCCGGCTCCTCGGTGCCGCACCACACGCACCGCAGCTCGCCGGCGTCCCGTGCCTCCAGCGGCCCGGCGCAGCGCCCGCAGCGGGCGGGTTCCCGGCACTGGGCGCAGGCCAGCCGGGGTACGTACCCGCGTCGCGGCACCTGGATCAGCACGGGCCCGTGCCGCAGCCCCTCGCGAAGCGTCTGCCAGGCGAGCGTGGGGAGCCGGGCGGCCCGGGCGGCCTCGTCACGGGCCAGGTCCTGGTCCCCGACGGTCCGCACCAGCGGCGCGGCGGCGCGCACCTGTTCGCGGTCGGCGACCAGCGGCGCGGCCCAGCCGCTCTCCACCAGCTGCGCGGCCTCCACCGTGCAGCTCCAGCCGCCGAGCAGGAACGCGCACCGGTCGCGGGTGGCGCGCAGCTCCAGCACCTCCCGGACGTGCGGGAAGGGCGCGTGGTCGTCGCTGTGCCCGGAGTCGCCGTCGTCCCAGACGACGACCAGGCCGAGGTCGCGTACCGGTGCGAACATCGCGGCGCGGGTCCCGACGACGGCCCGCACCGCTCCCCGGCGTACGGCGAGCCACTCGCGGTAGCGCCGTTCCTGTCCCGCGTCGGCGGTCAGCACCACGTGCTGTCCCTCGCCCAGCAGGGCGGTGAGCGCGGCGTCGACCCGGCCCGCGGGCCGCCCGGACGGGACGACGACGAGTGCGCCCCGGCCCGAGGCGAGCGTCGCCGCCACGGCCCGGGCGATCTCCTCGGCCCACTCGGGTCCTGGCAGCGCCGTCCACACCGCCCGTGGCGCACCGCCGGTGGCCAGGGCGCGCAGAAAGCCCTCGCCCCGTCCGTAACGCCGCCAGCTGCCGGGCTCGGGCGGCGCCGGCACGGCCGGTGGCGGGTCCGACGCGCGGGCCTCGGCGCGGGCGTGCCGGGGCGGCACCGCCAGCTGCAGCACGTCGGCGAGGCTGCCCGCGTACCGGTCGGCGACGGCGCGGGCGAGCCCCAGCAGCTCGGGGTCGAGCACGGGTTCCGGCGACACGACCTGGGCGAGGGCGGCCAGCGGCCCGGCGTAGTCGGACTCGGCGACCCGCTCGATCAGGAACCCGTCGATGAGGCTCCCGCCCTCGCGCCGCCCCTCCCGCACCGTGCGCCCCCCGGCGCCGAACCGCACGCGCACCCGCACCCCGGGCTGCGCGGCTTCGTCCAGCTCCTCGGGCACGGCGTAGTCGAAGTACCGGTCGAGGTGCAGCACACCCTTGTCGACGAGCACCCGGGCCACCGGCAGCTCCTTGGCCAGCGCCGCACCGCGCCAGGTACGCGGCTTGGCCCGGGGCACCTTGGCCTTGCGCACACTCTCGCGAATCAACGCGAGCTGCTCCGGCGGCACACCCTCACCCCCGGCCCCCACCGTCCCGTCCTCGCTGCTCACACCAGCATTCTTACCAAAGGCCACTGACAACGGACGGGGTGTCCGCATGCCGCGGGCCCGGCCCCCGGGGAGGGGCCGGGCTCGCGGAAACGGCTGGAAGCGCTCGGGTCAGAGACCCGCAGCCTCGCGCAGCGCGTCCACCCGGTCCGTGCGTTCCCAGGTGAAGTCGGCGAGTTCGCGGCCGAAGTGGCCGTACGCCGCCGTCTGGGCGTAGATCGGGCGGAGCAGGTCGAGGTCGCGGATGATGGCGGCCGGGCGGAGGTCGAAGACCTCGCCGATGGCGGCCTCGATCTTCTCCGCGTCGACCTTGGCGGTGCCGAAGGTCTCCACGAAGAGGCCCACCGGCTCGGCCTTGCCGATCGCGTAGGCGACCTGGACCTCGCAGCGGGAGGCCAGGCCCGCGGCGACCACGTTCTTGGCGACCCAGCGCATCGCGTAGGCGGCCGAGCGGTCGACCTTGGACGGGTCCTTGCCGGAGAAGGCGCCGCCGCCGTGGCGGGCCATGCCGCCGTAGGTGTCGATGATGATCTTGCGGCCGGTGAGGCCGGCGTCGCCCATCGGGCCGCCGATCTCGAAGCGGCCGGTCGGGTTGACCAGCAGGCGGTAGCCCTCGGTCTCCAGCTTGATGCCGTCGTCCAGCAGGGCCTTCAGCTCCGGCTCGACGACGAACTCGCGGATGTCGGGGGCGAGCAGCGACTCCAGGTCGATGTCGCTTGCGTGCTGGGAGGAGACGACGACGGTGTCCAGGCGGACCGCCTTGTCGCCGTCGTACTCGATGGTGACCTGCGTCTTGCCGTCCGGGCGCAGGTAGGGGATGGTGCCGTTCTTGCGGACCTCGGACAGGCGCTTGGACAGCCGGTGCGCCAGGAAGATCGGCAGCGGCATCAGCGTGGGCGTCTCGTCCGAGGCGTAGCCGAACATCAGGCCCTGGTCGCCGGCGCCCTGCCGGTCCAGCTCGTCGTCGTCGCCCTCGACCCGGTTCTCGTAGGCGGCGTCCACACCCTGGGCGATGTCGGGGGACTGCGCGCCGATGGAGACGGAGACACCGCAGGAGGCGCCGTCGAAGCCCTTCTTGGACGAGTCGTAGCCGATCCCGAGGATCGTGTTGCGCACCAGCGTCGCGATGTCCGCGTACGCCTTGGTCGTGACCTCGCCGGCCACGTGCACCAGGCCGGTGGTGATCAGCGTCTCCACGGCGACCCGGGAGGTCGGGTCCTCCTTCAGGAGCGCATCGAGAATGGTGTCACTGATCTGGTCAGCGATCTTGTCCGGGTGACCCTCGGTGACTGACTCCGAGGTGAACAGGCGACGGGACACAACGCTCCCTGGGGTTGCAGCGGCTGCTGGCTGATCATTGGTGGACGGGCCGGGAGCTGCGCCCGGCAACGTCCGGTGACAGTTTATCGGTCATGCCCGGCCACGGGCCC
The DNA window shown above is from Streptomyces sp. NBC_00670 and carries:
- a CDS encoding MFS transporter produces the protein MRPSPAPVSTPATGLRRLTRTLYGYAFLDEFVLLYPVYALLFSDTGLSVRQISSLFALWSLTGVVLEVPSGAWADATSRRRLLALAPLLTAAGFALWVLVPSYASFAVGFVLWGAGGALGSGTLAALVYDELERLDAAGRYAGLMGRARACGLVAVMAAMALAGPVFARGGYLAVGTASVLTCLLAAGTATRFPEHRTPAAGADRWTATLRAGLDEARADRSVRGALLLVPAVTAVFGALDEYTPLLVRATGVAAPTVPWYLLLIWAGATAGGLLAKPGSRLGSRGLAALLAGAACALGVGAASGSRAGLALVALAFGGLQLAVVLADARLQRRIEDTGRATLTSVAGFGSELTTVAVYAGYGALATAAGHATAFAWGAAPYLLTAALLATVGRPRKARNESP
- a CDS encoding Lrp/AsnC family transcriptional regulator; protein product: MLNDLDERIVHALAEDARRSYADIGQLVGLSAPAVKRRVDRLRSTGAITGFTVRVDPVALGWETEGFVEIFCRRNTSPETIRRGLERYQEVVAASTVTGDADAVVQVFASDMRHFERVLERIAGEPFVERTKSVLVLSPLLRRFSSGAPT
- a CDS encoding GuaB1 family IMP dehydrogenase-related protein, encoding MRFLHDIKPPYDLTYDDVFMVPRHSTVGSRQSVDLSSPDGSGTTIPLVVANMTAIAGRRMAETVARRGGLVVIPQDIPIDVVTDVLTWVKSRHHVLDTPIVLAPHQTVADALALLPKRAHNAGVVVDANRRPVGVVTDQDLTGVDRFTQLEVVMSKDLLLLDADIDPREAFNRLDGANRRYAPAVDADGRLAGILTRTGALRATLYTPATDDRGRLRVAAAVGINGDVAGKAKQLLDAGVDTLVIDTAHGHQESMISALRLVRDLDPQVPIVAGNIVSAEGVKDLIDAGADIIKVGVGPGAMCTTRMMTGVGRPQFSAVLECAAEARKYGKHVWADGGVRHPRDVAMALAAGASNVMIGSWFAGTYESPGDLQHDANGRPYKESFGMASARAVRNRTSEESAYDRARKALFEEGISTSRMFLDPARPGVEDLIDAIIAGVRSSCTYAGAGSLEEFAEKAIVGIQSAAGYAEGKPLHASWS
- a CDS encoding sugar-binding transcriptional regulator: MAVSGMSAGRSAMRMGPAELVQAAAMARRFYLEGKSKIQIAEEFGVSRFKVARVLETALERDLVRIEIRVPAELDAERSDALRARYGLRHAVVVESPADVDESPDPENLGEVAADLLGELVTEGDVLGLAWGRSTIHMAAALDRLPPCTVVQLTGVYDAGTAERGSVEAVRRAAQVSGGDAHPIYAPMLLPDAATAAALRHQTGIARAFEYFDKVTVACVSIGSWEAGISTVHDMLSEEERSHYATLGVAAEMSAHLFDAEGRRVGRDLGERCITVTADQLRRVPEVVAIAGGQRKAAAIDAVLRSGLVTSLVTDTSAADALMTAGPSPRAALSRADPDGV
- the rpe gene encoding ribulose-phosphate 3-epimerase; the protein is MAVQINPSILSADFARLADEARAVEGADWLHVDVMDNHFVPNLTLGVPVVESLARATDTPLDCHLMIEAPDRWAPQYVEAGASSVTFHAEAAAAPVRLAREIRAKGARASMALKPATPIEPYEDLLPELDMLLIMTVEPGFGGQAFLDIMLPKIRRTRELIGKHGLDLWLQVDGGVSAATIERCAEAGADVFVAGSAVYGADDPAAAVRALRTQAENVTAGASWACDH
- a CDS encoding RsmB/NOP family class I SAM-dependent RNA methyltransferase, producing MSDQPRRPRKPGKPYRRPQKDPVRILAFEALRAVDERDAYANLVLPPLLRKAREKDGFDGRDAALATELVYGTLRRQGTYDAVLAACVDRPLREVDPPVLDVLSLGAHQLLGTRIPTHAAVSASVELARVVLGDGRAKFVNAVLRKVARHDLDGWLEQVAPPYDEDPEDHLAVVHSHPRWIVSALWDSLGGGRAGIEELLEADNERPEVTLVARPGRATAEELLREPAAEPGRWSPYAVRLTEGGEPGAVEAVREGRAGVQDEGSQLVALALANAPVEGRDALWLDGCAGPGGKAALLAALAAERGAALVAAEKQPHRAGLVANALHGNPGPYQVVTADGTRPAWRPGTFDRVLVDVPCTGLGALRRRPEARWRRRPEDLDGFAPLQRGLLEMALRSVRVGGVVGYATCSPHLAETRAVVGDVLKRHPGAELLDARPLLVGVPALGDGPDVQLWPHVHGTDAMYLALVRRVS
- the fmt gene encoding methionyl-tRNA formyltransferase; amino-acid sequence: MKLVFAGTPEVAVPALDALIASGRHEVAAVVTRPDAPAGRGRRLIASPVAERAEEAGIEVLKPRRPRDEDFLARLREIAPDCCPVVAYGALLPRVALDVPAHGWVNLHFSLLPAWRGAAPVQHSLMAGDEITGASTFLIEEGLDSGPVYGTVTEEIRPTDTSGDLLTRLAFAGSGLLAATMDGIEDGTLKAVPQPAEGVTLAPKITVEDARVDWSAPALRVDRVVRGCTPAPGAWTTFRGERLKLIQLTLAPERTDLAPGALAVGKNSVHVGTGSYAVELLWVQAQGKKPMRAADWARGVRIAEEERLGG